One genomic region from Spirosoma sp. KCTC 42546 encodes:
- a CDS encoding pyruvate dehydrogenase complex dihydrolipoamide acetyltransferase — protein MAELIRMPKMSDTMTEGVIAEWHKKVGDKVKSGDVLAEVETDKATMDLESYEEGTLLYIGVEKGASVPVDGVLAIIGADGEDYKALLNGSSGGSQEAPAPKPEPAPAPAASESTQVATKLPEPKAVSAAPAEKVNASVIRMPKMSDTMTEGTIVAWHKKEGDTVKSGDVLAEVETDKATMDLEAYEEGTLLYVGVKEGASVAVDDIIAVVGEKGANFKVLLDGGNGQQAATSEGGSATAEQNPQADVPASADTDLSYAGGAGDVSESNGRVKASPLAKRIAEEKGINLAQVHGSGPEGRIVKSDVESFVPGKATPAAQPAAPVAQSAAAPTPAAQPAAPAPVPTPTGDYEDVPVSQMRKTIARRLSESLFTAPHFYLTMEINMDKAMALRGTVNGLSPVKISFNDFVIKAAALALKQHPNVNSSWLGDKIRKYKYVNIGVAVAVDEGLLVPVVRNADQKTLSTISGEVKDLAGKAKDKKLQPKDWEGSTFSISNLGMFGIDEFTAIINPPDSCILAVGAIKQTVKFEDEVAKPTNVMKVTLSCDHRVVDGATGSAFLQTVKQLLEDPMRMLV, from the coding sequence ATGGCTGAATTAATCCGAATGCCCAAGATGAGCGACACAATGACCGAAGGCGTCATTGCGGAGTGGCACAAAAAGGTGGGCGATAAAGTAAAATCCGGCGACGTACTGGCCGAAGTTGAAACCGATAAAGCAACGATGGACCTGGAGTCCTACGAAGAAGGTACACTCCTGTATATCGGTGTTGAAAAAGGCGCTTCGGTTCCGGTAGATGGCGTTCTGGCTATTATCGGTGCTGATGGAGAAGACTACAAAGCGTTGCTGAATGGATCGAGTGGCGGTAGCCAGGAAGCTCCTGCCCCCAAACCAGAACCAGCCCCGGCTCCAGCAGCGAGCGAAAGTACTCAAGTCGCAACAAAGTTGCCCGAACCGAAAGCTGTTTCGGCGGCTCCGGCTGAGAAGGTCAACGCATCGGTTATTCGGATGCCGAAAATGAGCGACACTATGACCGAAGGCACCATTGTAGCCTGGCATAAAAAAGAAGGGGATACTGTAAAATCGGGGGATGTACTGGCCGAAGTCGAAACCGACAAAGCCACGATGGATCTCGAAGCCTATGAAGAAGGTACGCTGCTTTATGTTGGTGTAAAAGAAGGCGCATCTGTTGCCGTTGACGACATCATTGCTGTTGTCGGTGAAAAAGGGGCTAACTTCAAAGTTCTGCTCGACGGTGGTAATGGCCAACAGGCTGCCACTAGTGAAGGCGGTAGCGCAACTGCCGAACAAAACCCACAGGCGGATGTTCCTGCCAGTGCCGATACGGATTTATCCTATGCGGGTGGCGCTGGTGATGTATCGGAATCGAATGGCCGAGTAAAAGCCTCTCCCTTAGCAAAGCGGATTGCCGAAGAAAAAGGAATTAACCTTGCTCAGGTTCATGGTAGCGGTCCGGAAGGACGTATTGTGAAAAGCGACGTTGAGTCGTTTGTGCCGGGTAAAGCAACGCCAGCGGCTCAACCTGCTGCCCCCGTTGCTCAATCAGCCGCTGCGCCAACACCTGCTGCGCAACCAGCTGCTCCGGCTCCAGTACCAACGCCAACTGGCGACTATGAGGATGTTCCGGTTAGCCAGATGCGGAAAACAATTGCCCGCCGACTGAGCGAGAGCCTGTTCACGGCTCCGCACTTCTACCTGACCATGGAAATCAACATGGACAAGGCTATGGCGCTGCGTGGTACGGTCAATGGCCTTAGCCCAGTAAAAATTTCGTTTAACGATTTCGTGATCAAAGCGGCAGCATTAGCGCTGAAACAGCATCCGAATGTTAACTCATCCTGGCTTGGCGATAAAATTCGTAAGTACAAGTATGTGAACATCGGTGTGGCGGTAGCCGTTGATGAAGGCTTGCTGGTACCCGTTGTTCGGAATGCCGATCAGAAAACACTGTCGACCATTTCGGGCGAAGTGAAGGATTTGGCCGGTAAAGCGAAAGACAAAAAACTCCAGCCAAAAGACTGGGAGGGAAGCACGTTCTCCATCTCGAATCTGGGTATGTTTGGCATTGACGAATTCACGGCCATCATCAACCCACCCGATTCATGCATTCTGGCCGTTGGTGCTATTAAGCAGACGGTTAAGTTTGAAGATGAGGTAGCGAAGCCGACCAATGTCATGAAAGTGACCCTCTCCTGTGACCACCGCGTGGTGGATGGCGCTACGGGTTCGGCGTTCCTGCAAACGGTTAAGCAACTGCTCGAAGATCCAATGCGGATGTTGGTGTAA
- a CDS encoding TonB-dependent receptor, which translates to MKAPLYRFLQTAFLGAVLLLCGLTAMAQDRRLTGKITSAEGAVPGANVVLKGTQTGTSSDANGSFSLSIRGENPVLVISAIGFKTQEVSIGNQSTIDIRLQDDATALSEVVVTGYSTENRRDVTGAVSTVKPAQLKVVPSTNVEQQLQGRVAGVTVITNGQPGTTSQVRVRGFGSFGGNQPLYVVDGVPTQSIQYIAPDDIETTTVLKDAASASVYGARAASGVIVITTKKGQRRAQKLSISYDGLYGVTDPGHGQKILNPQEQADWTWQARKNDIYQAGGTVGPDSFTGIANGQYGSGQTPVLPDYLLVGSQTGLAASQVDLTAEAAKYNVNPANGAIYNVIAANKQGTDWYKAITRVAPLMRHTLGFSGGTESSRFYLSLGMQKQAGIITYNDFSRYTLRVNTEFDITKKLRFGENIQLAYVSTTGLQGSTGSALGNGTNNNSSVAADENDILLAFRQAPIIPVYNVFGGYAGTAASGFNNARNPVANRIGAKDNLNYNLIAFGNAYLEYDVIPALTLRSSLGGTYFSNYNNSYNRAQYENSENNTNYVYNEGSNVGLAWTFTNTAQYKQKFGLHDISVLAGIEALNTGSGRGISGSGQNPFTTDPDYVTIGTTTPGATRSVNSYYGKGNNFYSLFGQARYIYNDKYILTGVVRRDGSSQFGAENRYGVFPAVSAAWRLSGEEFMKNLPWVSDLKLRGGYGLMGNSNYLTATNQFTLYASGAANSYDITGANTSVQSGYFRGQLGNPTAKWETSITSNIGIDGAFFNNKVEVVLDFWQKDTKDLLYPLALPGVVGDRASPPYINVASMRNKGIDLLITTRGNIVSDLGYEVTAVGSILDNKITAIAPSVPYFQANGQRLSTPVIRNQPGHDLSSFYGYQVLGLFNTKEEVAAAPAQPGAAPGRFRFQDINGDNKIDDNDRTFLGSPIPKFTGSLTLTLKYKGFDLNTQLYASLGNKIFNNSKWYTDFYPSFPGAAVSARVKDSWLPTHTDTSVPIFENTSNFSTNTQSNSYYVENGSYGRMQYLTLGYTFPAKLLDKANLSRLRLSLSATNLFTITKYSGLDPAVGGSADQNFGIDIGNYPVTRGYNVGLSFGF; encoded by the coding sequence ATGAAAGCACCGCTCTACAGGTTTCTGCAGACCGCTTTTCTGGGCGCAGTTCTACTGCTTTGTGGCTTAACTGCCATGGCCCAAGACCGTCGTTTGACGGGTAAAATTACGAGTGCCGAAGGTGCCGTACCTGGTGCCAATGTCGTACTGAAAGGTACTCAAACCGGTACCAGCTCCGATGCAAACGGTAGTTTCTCGCTGAGTATCCGGGGAGAGAACCCAGTACTGGTTATATCAGCCATTGGCTTTAAAACGCAGGAGGTTTCGATCGGCAATCAATCTACAATTGATATACGGCTCCAGGATGATGCTACAGCCTTAAGCGAAGTCGTTGTAACCGGGTATTCGACCGAAAATCGCCGGGATGTGACCGGGGCCGTCTCTACGGTGAAGCCAGCCCAGTTAAAAGTAGTCCCTTCTACCAACGTAGAACAGCAGTTGCAGGGGCGGGTTGCCGGGGTAACTGTTATTACAAATGGCCAGCCTGGAACAACCAGTCAGGTTCGGGTACGGGGTTTTGGGTCGTTTGGTGGTAACCAGCCTTTATACGTAGTCGACGGCGTGCCTACACAATCGATTCAATACATCGCTCCAGATGACATTGAAACCACGACTGTCCTGAAAGATGCAGCTTCGGCATCGGTTTATGGAGCGCGGGCGGCTTCTGGTGTCATCGTCATAACGACAAAGAAGGGGCAGCGTCGGGCTCAGAAATTGAGCATTAGTTACGATGGTTTGTATGGCGTAACAGATCCAGGCCATGGCCAGAAAATTCTAAACCCACAAGAGCAGGCCGACTGGACCTGGCAGGCCCGGAAAAATGATATTTACCAGGCTGGCGGCACGGTAGGCCCCGACAGTTTTACAGGTATCGCGAATGGTCAATATGGTTCAGGACAAACTCCTGTTTTACCAGACTACCTGTTGGTCGGTAGTCAAACTGGCTTAGCGGCATCACAGGTAGATTTAACGGCCGAAGCCGCGAAGTATAACGTTAATCCAGCCAATGGTGCTATTTATAACGTTATTGCCGCCAATAAACAAGGTACTGATTGGTACAAAGCCATTACCCGCGTTGCTCCGCTGATGCGCCACACACTGGGCTTTTCGGGTGGTACTGAATCAAGCCGATTCTACCTCAGTTTAGGCATGCAAAAACAGGCTGGTATCATCACTTACAATGATTTCTCGCGCTACACATTGCGTGTCAATACAGAGTTTGATATCACGAAAAAACTGCGATTCGGTGAGAATATCCAATTGGCCTATGTATCAACCACTGGTCTTCAGGGAAGTACAGGTAGCGCACTCGGTAATGGTACCAACAACAACTCCAGTGTAGCTGCCGATGAGAACGACATTCTTCTGGCGTTTCGGCAGGCACCCATTATCCCAGTATACAATGTATTCGGTGGCTATGCAGGTACAGCGGCATCTGGTTTCAATAATGCCCGGAATCCAGTAGCTAACCGTATTGGGGCAAAAGATAATCTCAACTATAATCTTATTGCGTTTGGTAATGCCTACTTAGAGTATGATGTTATTCCAGCGTTAACACTTCGTAGCAGTCTTGGCGGAACCTATTTCAGCAACTACAATAATTCGTATAACCGGGCGCAGTATGAAAACTCGGAGAACAATACGAACTATGTTTATAACGAAGGGTCAAACGTTGGTTTAGCGTGGACATTTACCAACACGGCTCAGTACAAACAAAAGTTTGGCCTTCATGATATTAGTGTTTTAGCAGGTATTGAAGCACTTAATACCGGTAGCGGTCGTGGTATCAGTGGTTCGGGTCAGAATCCATTTACAACCGATCCTGATTATGTCACAATTGGCACAACAACACCAGGTGCTACGCGTAGTGTAAACAGCTATTATGGCAAAGGCAATAATTTCTATTCCTTGTTTGGCCAGGCTCGGTACATCTATAACGACAAATATATTTTAACCGGTGTTGTTCGTCGCGATGGCTCATCGCAGTTTGGTGCCGAAAATCGGTATGGTGTATTCCCTGCTGTTTCAGCAGCATGGCGTCTTTCTGGAGAAGAGTTTATGAAAAACCTGCCCTGGGTATCAGACCTGAAACTTCGGGGTGGTTATGGGCTAATGGGTAATTCGAACTACTTAACGGCCACCAATCAGTTTACCCTTTATGCATCTGGCGCTGCTAACAGCTATGACATTACGGGTGCCAATACATCGGTACAGTCAGGTTACTTCCGCGGCCAACTTGGTAACCCAACTGCCAAATGGGAAACTAGTATCACATCGAACATCGGTATTGATGGGGCCTTCTTTAATAATAAAGTAGAAGTGGTACTTGATTTCTGGCAGAAAGACACCAAGGATCTGCTTTATCCGCTGGCGCTACCAGGCGTGGTTGGTGATCGTGCCAGCCCACCCTATATTAACGTAGCCAGTATGCGTAACAAGGGAATTGACCTGTTAATCACGACACGTGGCAACATTGTTAGTGACTTAGGGTATGAAGTTACCGCTGTGGGAAGTATCCTGGATAACAAAATCACGGCCATTGCTCCATCCGTGCCGTATTTCCAGGCAAATGGCCAGCGGTTAAGTACGCCTGTTATTCGTAACCAACCTGGTCATGATCTGTCGTCTTTTTATGGCTATCAAGTGTTAGGCTTGTTTAACACGAAAGAAGAAGTGGCAGCCGCTCCAGCACAGCCAGGAGCTGCTCCAGGCCGATTCCGCTTTCAGGATATCAATGGCGATAATAAGATCGATGATAACGATCGAACCTTTCTGGGAAGCCCAATTCCCAAATTTACAGGTAGTTTAACCCTAACCCTGAAGTACAAGGGCTTTGATTTGAATACCCAGTTGTATGCGTCGTTAGGCAATAAAATCTTTAATAACTCGAAATGGTACACTGACTTCTACCCCTCTTTCCCTGGAGCGGCTGTCAGCGCCCGTGTGAAAGACTCCTGGTTACCAACACACACGGATACTTCTGTCCCCATTTTCGAAAACACGTCGAATTTTAGCACGAACACACAGTCCAATTCCTACTATGTAGAAAATGGCTCTTATGGACGGATGCAATACCTGACGTTGGGATACACCTTCCCCGCTAAGCTTCTGGACAAAGCGAATCTAAGCCGGTTACGGTTGTCTCTGTCGGCTACCAATTTGTTCACAATCACAAAATACAGTGGCTTAGACCCAGCCGTTGGTGGATCAGCTGACCAGAATTTTGGTATCGATATTGGTAACTACCCAGTTACTCGTGGGTATAACGTTGGCTTGAGCTTCGGCTTCTAA
- a CDS encoding PKD domain-containing protein — protein sequence MKTIILSYPNPSGQSGFALKKGLFVLLALMALLMTSCKKETEVNPTGTLTANAGADQQVQVGQVVTLDGGASQDSQGKPFTIQWALVRKPAKSTITLVNATAVKPTFTPDEVGEYELQLTVSNENGKSTDNVVIAASVAQPVTINQNITVKTVLTDRIANPDLPDYIVAKSVSVQSELTINPGVVIAFERDTRMDINDNGGLIIAKGTASQKIRFVGVEKTKGFWTGLMLYSGSNANVFEYVELLHAGSRPLYSLIKAGMYVSGTKAQIAVKNSLFAETTGYGLYIQDGGIIREFAQNTFANNTESGLMLSADNVPQLDAASIFTSGNGRNVVEVMASSVKGADEVEWTPFTDKTPYRINGELTVTTGWWLNPGLTLEMARDAVIRVNTGGYMSARGTATAKITITGAERTAAFWRGIICYSTSAQNILENAIISNAGSVAIVSGKKTNIAIYGTGATMAIKNTRISGSGGYGLFVSYGSSVNADVMTANTFESNAQTNVLIEK from the coding sequence ATGAAAACTATCATACTCTCTTACCCGAACCCTTCTGGTCAATCAGGCTTCGCTTTGAAAAAAGGGCTATTCGTACTCCTTGCTTTGATGGCTCTTTTGATGACCAGCTGTAAAAAAGAAACTGAAGTGAATCCAACAGGTACCTTAACGGCCAATGCCGGGGCCGATCAACAGGTCCAGGTTGGTCAGGTCGTTACCCTGGATGGTGGTGCCTCTCAGGATAGCCAGGGTAAACCCTTTACAATCCAATGGGCTTTGGTTCGCAAGCCAGCTAAAAGTACGATTACCCTGGTTAATGCTACCGCTGTCAAGCCAACGTTCACACCCGATGAAGTTGGTGAGTATGAACTACAACTGACCGTTTCGAATGAAAATGGTAAGAGTACCGACAACGTGGTAATTGCCGCTTCGGTAGCGCAGCCCGTCACTATCAACCAGAACATAACCGTTAAAACCGTACTGACCGACCGAATTGCCAATCCCGATCTGCCCGACTATATCGTGGCCAAATCAGTTAGTGTTCAATCTGAACTAACCATCAATCCAGGCGTCGTGATCGCTTTTGAACGCGATACCCGAATGGACATCAACGACAACGGTGGACTGATTATCGCGAAGGGTACGGCAAGCCAGAAGATTCGATTCGTGGGCGTTGAAAAAACGAAAGGGTTCTGGACTGGCCTGATGCTCTATTCAGGCAGCAACGCAAACGTATTTGAGTATGTAGAGTTACTTCATGCCGGTAGCCGCCCGCTTTATTCCCTGATAAAAGCAGGTATGTATGTTTCTGGAACGAAGGCGCAGATTGCCGTAAAAAACAGCCTGTTTGCCGAAACGACGGGGTACGGTTTATACATACAGGATGGCGGGATTATTCGCGAATTTGCTCAGAATACATTTGCGAACAACACGGAGTCAGGCCTGATGCTCAGTGCTGACAATGTGCCTCAGTTAGATGCAGCATCTATTTTTACAAGCGGAAACGGGCGGAATGTTGTAGAGGTAATGGCTTCCAGTGTTAAAGGGGCTGATGAAGTAGAGTGGACCCCATTTACGGATAAAACTCCCTACCGTATCAATGGCGAATTAACTGTAACCACGGGCTGGTGGCTGAACCCTGGGCTTACCCTCGAAATGGCTCGTGATGCCGTAATTCGGGTTAATACAGGCGGCTATATGAGCGCCAGAGGAACGGCTACAGCTAAAATCACCATTACAGGAGCTGAGCGCACCGCTGCCTTCTGGCGAGGAATTATCTGTTACTCAACTAGTGCTCAGAATATCCTCGAAAACGCGATTATCAGCAATGCCGGAAGTGTTGCCATTGTGTCGGGCAAAAAGACGAACATCGCTATTTACGGAACAGGTGCTACAATGGCCATCAAAAATACGCGCATCAGTGGTAGTGGTGGTTACGGGCTCTTTGTCAGCTACGGCTCATCGGTCAATGCTGACGTGATGACGGCCAATACGTTTGAATCAAACGCGCAAACAAACGTGCTGATTGAAAAGTAA
- the trxA gene encoding thioredoxin — MAAGSNAVEATDANFNELINSDKPVLVDFWAEWCGPCRMVGPIVEQLAGEYEGKAIIAKMDVDQNSQTPAKFGIRSIPTLMVFKNGQLVDKVIGATSKGVLEQKLVAAMEPATI, encoded by the coding sequence ATGGCAGCAGGATCAAATGCCGTAGAAGCAACCGACGCAAATTTCAACGAACTTATAAATTCTGACAAACCCGTTTTAGTAGATTTCTGGGCAGAATGGTGTGGCCCCTGTCGGATGGTTGGCCCAATCGTCGAGCAACTTGCTGGCGAATACGAAGGTAAAGCCATTATCGCTAAAATGGACGTTGACCAGAACTCACAAACGCCCGCTAAATTTGGTATCCGCAGTATTCCTACGCTGATGGTGTTCAAAAATGGTCAGCTAGTCGATAAAGTGATTGGTGCTACGTCGAAAGGCGTATTAGAGCAAAAGCTGGTAGCCGCAATGGAGCCCGCTACGATCTAA
- a CDS encoding sensor histidine kinase, with protein MKTKTESQLTYQQKWQLATTIFAIYWPIRLYVHIDNLSLALVQHVWPFWIMEIIITILFFGLWLVVTDWIQERFFSQMNKEFLIEFDLPAQLVTLVLAGALAILFNMAFHRLWVTMAGVERFQFSQPVRVQSLSIRPEERNRRRKIDNGLTVMAMLSAFYLAANRRGYKRLEDIRVKAEQLKQEATQAQFMALKNQVNPHFLFNSLSILSSLIEPNPKLSIQFVGQLAKAFRYILEQRDTNYIKIQDELTFTNAYTFLLHIRFGEKLKIVTDVSTKVANRYSIAPLTLQLLIENVVKHNQMSSEAPLQVRIQTEGDYLLVTNPIRLRPQKEVSTGVGLKNITDRYRLLTKRPVWFGYQDGVFMVKIPLLL; from the coding sequence ATGAAAACCAAGACAGAGAGCCAGCTGACCTATCAGCAAAAGTGGCAGCTCGCTACTACTATTTTTGCTATTTACTGGCCTATCCGACTGTATGTTCATATTGATAACCTCTCGCTTGCCCTGGTTCAGCATGTGTGGCCCTTCTGGATCATGGAGATTATCATTACGATTCTGTTCTTTGGGCTTTGGCTTGTGGTAACGGATTGGATTCAGGAGCGATTCTTTAGCCAAATGAATAAAGAGTTTCTAATTGAGTTCGACCTACCCGCTCAACTGGTCACGCTGGTATTGGCTGGTGCATTAGCCATCTTATTCAATATGGCTTTTCATCGATTGTGGGTAACAATGGCTGGCGTGGAGCGCTTCCAGTTTTCACAACCCGTTCGTGTCCAATCCCTTTCTATTAGGCCTGAGGAGCGTAACAGACGTCGAAAAATTGATAATGGGCTGACGGTAATGGCCATGTTGTCGGCTTTTTATCTGGCGGCTAACCGACGAGGCTATAAACGGTTGGAAGACATACGCGTCAAGGCCGAGCAGCTTAAACAGGAAGCTACGCAGGCTCAGTTTATGGCGCTCAAAAATCAGGTTAACCCACATTTCCTCTTCAATAGCCTGAGTATCCTGTCTTCATTGATTGAACCTAACCCTAAACTTTCTATTCAATTTGTTGGGCAACTTGCCAAAGCCTTTCGTTACATATTGGAACAACGCGACACGAATTACATTAAAATTCAGGATGAGTTAACATTTACGAATGCTTATACGTTTCTACTTCATATTCGGTTTGGCGAAAAGCTGAAGATTGTCACCGATGTGTCTACGAAAGTGGCGAATAGATACAGCATTGCTCCACTAACCTTACAGTTGTTAATTGAGAATGTGGTAAAACACAATCAGATGTCAAGCGAAGCGCCATTGCAGGTGAGGATACAAACTGAAGGCGATTATCTGCTGGTTACGAACCCGATACGACTTCGGCCCCAGAAAGAGGTTTCGACAGGGGTAGGATTAAAAAATATTACAGATCGTTACAGATTACTTACGAAACGTCCTGTTTGGTTTGGTTACCAGGATGGTGTGTTTATGGTTAAAATTCCATTGCTCTTATGA
- a CDS encoding LytTR family DNA-binding domain-containing protein produces MNVLIIEDESWTAQRLVTLLREYDPTIRVLAQLPSVAKAINWFKSSPPIQPDLIFLDIFLEDDLGFSLIEQMNLTIPIIFTTAHENHALQAFKANSIDYLLKPIDLDELTMALNKFKLVRQLPAESPPIQQVSDHFIRQWTPPAYRDRFMISIGPKLRSIRTDAIAYFFFENKATYLMPLVGSPMSIDYSLDKLGQLVDPGQFFRVNRSFLVAISAIQSVHTYSGSKLKVELHPIARQDVFVSVERVTEFKDWLGR; encoded by the coding sequence ATGAATGTGCTAATCATTGAGGACGAATCATGGACTGCTCAACGACTGGTAACTTTACTGCGTGAATATGACCCTACTATTCGAGTGTTGGCCCAGTTACCATCGGTAGCAAAGGCGATCAACTGGTTCAAATCCTCACCGCCGATTCAGCCGGATTTGATTTTTCTGGATATTTTTCTGGAAGATGATCTAGGGTTTAGTCTGATTGAACAGATGAACCTAACAATCCCGATCATTTTTACTACAGCTCATGAAAACCATGCATTACAGGCCTTTAAAGCAAATAGTATTGATTATTTGCTCAAGCCCATTGACCTTGATGAGCTGACAATGGCGTTGAATAAATTCAAACTGGTTCGTCAACTTCCTGCGGAATCGCCACCAATACAACAGGTTTCGGATCACTTCATTCGGCAATGGACACCACCTGCCTACCGCGACCGCTTTATGATCAGCATTGGACCCAAACTGCGTAGCATTCGAACCGACGCAATAGCCTATTTCTTTTTTGAAAACAAGGCAACTTATCTGATGCCCCTGGTAGGTTCACCAATGTCGATTGATTATAGTCTGGATAAGCTGGGGCAATTAGTAGATCCGGGTCAATTTTTTCGCGTGAATCGCTCATTTTTGGTGGCCATTTCTGCTATTCAGTCAGTACATACTTATTCAGGTAGTAAGCTCAAGGTTGAGCTGCATCCAATAGCCCGTCAGGACGTATTTGTCAGCGTTGAACGAGTTACTGAATTTAAAGATTGGCTTGGTCGATAA
- a CDS encoding class I SAM-dependent rRNA methyltransferase, giving the protein MTFSKLYLQAGRDEAVRRFHPWVFSRAISRYEGNLNDGDVVEVFDNKNRYLATGHYHDGSIAVRIFSFGATADGPVTPDLPYWTKKLAHIRSIREVIVTGDTNCYRLVHGEGDGCTGLIIDMYNGVAVVQAHSIGMHRERDIIAEALRTVFGDELTAVYDKSAGTLPEEYGATVTNGYLFGRTPVPHPVQENGNTFLVDWITGQKTGFFLDQRDNRALLAQYAEGKNVLNAFCYSGGFSVYALKAGAKLVHSVDVSQKAIELTNQNVTANFGENDTRHEAYAEDVMHYLKAHDHKYDVVVLDPPAFAKSLSARHRAVQGYKRLNAEGFRRVAKGGLLFTFSCSQVVDRELFYNTIVAAAIEAGRQVRVLHHLSQPADHPVSLFHPEGGYLKGLVLWVE; this is encoded by the coding sequence ATGACATTTTCCAAATTATATCTACAGGCAGGACGCGACGAAGCGGTTCGACGTTTCCACCCCTGGGTGTTTTCGCGGGCCATTAGCCGCTATGAAGGTAACCTGAACGACGGCGATGTTGTCGAAGTCTTTGATAATAAAAATCGGTATCTAGCCACAGGACATTATCACGATGGGAGCATTGCCGTACGTATTTTCTCGTTTGGCGCAACGGCAGATGGCCCCGTTACGCCCGATCTGCCTTATTGGACAAAGAAACTGGCCCATATCCGCAGCATCCGGGAAGTAATTGTTACAGGCGATACAAACTGCTATCGACTGGTACACGGCGAAGGCGATGGTTGTACAGGATTGATTATAGATATGTACAATGGTGTGGCTGTTGTACAGGCCCACTCCATTGGTATGCACCGCGAACGAGATATCATTGCCGAAGCGCTCAGAACCGTTTTTGGTGATGAATTGACGGCTGTATACGATAAAAGTGCTGGCACACTGCCTGAAGAATACGGCGCAACCGTTACAAATGGGTACCTGTTTGGTCGAACGCCCGTGCCACACCCGGTTCAGGAAAATGGCAATACATTTCTGGTTGACTGGATTACGGGGCAGAAAACGGGTTTTTTCCTCGATCAGCGTGATAATCGGGCATTGCTGGCACAATATGCTGAGGGTAAGAATGTCCTGAATGCATTTTGCTATTCAGGTGGGTTTTCGGTGTATGCGCTTAAGGCTGGCGCTAAGTTGGTGCACTCGGTCGATGTTTCGCAGAAAGCGATTGAGCTGACCAATCAGAACGTAACGGCCAATTTTGGAGAGAATGATACCCGGCATGAAGCGTATGCCGAAGATGTGATGCATTATTTAAAGGCTCACGACCACAAATACGATGTGGTTGTGCTGGACCCACCTGCCTTTGCCAAAAGCCTGTCGGCACGACACCGGGCAGTGCAGGGATATAAACGCCTGAATGCAGAAGGGTTCCGTCGGGTAGCCAAGGGGGGACTTTTGTTTACGTTTTCGTGTTCGCAGGTAGTAGATCGGGAGTTGTTTTATAATACGATTGTAGCTGCGGCCATTGAAGCCGGTCGTCAGGTACGTGTGTTGCATCACCTGAGCCAACCTGCCGATCACCCCGTAAGTTTGTTTCACCCCGAAGGCGGCTATCTGAAAGGATTGGTGCTTTGGGTGGAGTAA
- a CDS encoding sugar phosphate isomerase/epimerase — MQRRSFLKQSGLLTAGAFALSQSDLLANAFAKPINPFGAQLYSVRDAMPKDPKGVMTQLAQMGYKQFESYGGPQGFLWGMEPKEIKSFLDGLGVKMVSTHFNYRGEVDKPDQLKKSIEMAHDAGLTYLLCPFYGPQKTWDEWKKVADQFNTVGEEVKKAGLKFGYHNHDYSFRPLDGKLPQEFLLDNTDPKNVMFELDLCWIDVAGVNTEEHLKKYGKRYELCHVKDYTVKDGKPVQNDLGKGNVDFKKTLRIAKDSGIKYFLVEQEQYPESSLISMKNDAEYMKTLSI; from the coding sequence ATGCAACGACGTAGTTTTCTTAAACAATCCGGGCTGCTTACAGCCGGAGCCTTCGCCCTAAGCCAGTCCGATTTACTAGCCAACGCTTTTGCAAAGCCCATCAACCCATTTGGTGCACAGCTATATAGCGTTCGCGATGCGATGCCCAAAGACCCGAAAGGCGTTATGACACAATTGGCTCAAATGGGCTATAAACAATTTGAGAGTTACGGTGGGCCACAGGGATTTTTGTGGGGCATGGAGCCGAAAGAAATCAAATCGTTTCTCGACGGACTAGGTGTAAAGATGGTGAGTACGCACTTCAATTATCGGGGCGAGGTTGATAAGCCAGACCAGCTCAAGAAAAGTATTGAAATGGCGCATGATGCCGGATTAACCTATCTGCTCTGCCCTTTCTACGGTCCACAGAAAACCTGGGATGAGTGGAAGAAAGTGGCCGACCAATTCAATACGGTTGGTGAAGAAGTTAAAAAAGCAGGACTGAAATTTGGTTATCACAACCACGATTACTCATTCCGGCCCCTCGACGGAAAGCTTCCACAGGAATTCCTGCTCGACAACACCGATCCTAAGAACGTTATGTTTGAGCTGGATCTGTGCTGGATTGATGTGGCAGGTGTGAATACCGAAGAACACCTCAAAAAGTACGGCAAACGCTACGAACTCTGCCATGTAAAAGACTATACCGTTAAGGATGGCAAACCCGTTCAGAACGACCTCGGCAAAGGCAATGTGGACTTCAAAAAGACCCTGCGTATAGCCAAAGACAGTGGCATCAAATACTTTTTGGTGGAGCAGGAACAATATCCTGAGTCGTCATTGATCAGCATGAAAAACGACGCTGAGTATATGAAGACGTTGTCGATCTAA